From Amaranthus tricolor cultivar Red isolate AtriRed21 chromosome 4, ASM2621246v1, whole genome shotgun sequence:
CGGTTCTTCTGGTCATTGGTATTTGAATATGTGCTTAAGCCGAATTGTCACAAACTGAAGGCTAAAACTAGACAACAAAGTATTCTCAAAATTAGGCATTTATTTGACAGGGATTCTCAATTGAAATAAATTCTACTATAATTTTAAAGGCTAAAAAGCATTTTTCTAAATATATTTCCACATTCCTTCCCATGACTTGAGATACCTTCTGCCAATGCTTGGTTAACTTTCATTTTAGCAGCATTCATTACTTTAGGATTGTTGGGGCtatcttttttcaaaaaagtataTTGGTTTGGCATTTGAAATCTATTTTGTATTGTCTTGTGCTCGTGTAAACTAAGCAACCTTGATGTGCTATATAAGACTCGaatatatttcaatttattGTTGAAATAAACGCGTCTTTTTTTGTAGGGCGAAAATGCCATGGAGGACAGTGCCACAACATATATATAATCATCCTGGCAGTCGTTAGTGGGATTATTCTCAGTTCTACCTTAGCTGTTGTGGTTTTGTTGCTTGTATGTAGACGAAGTAAAAAACGTAGGTCCCGTAGACAATCGAATCTAGTGGCATCATCTTTAGTTCCTCCATCCTGGAAGGTCTTCACAATCGAGGAGCTAAAGTCGATTTCAAAGAAATTTAGTGAGGGTAACTGTCTTCCTGGAGAATCCAAAACCGGAGGTACATATAGTGGCATTTTAGCCGATGGTTCCAAGGTAGCAATCAAGAGGTTGAAAAGGTCCAAATatcaaaggaaaaaagagtTTTATTCCGAAGTTGGGAGAGTTGCAAGGCTTCATCACCCAAGTCTGGTGGCTGTGAAAGGATGCTGCTATAATCATGGTGATCGTTATATCGTCTATGAATTCATAGTGAATGGCCCGCTTGATAGATGGCTGTACCATGTTCCAAGGGGAGGTAGATGCTTAAATTGGACGATGCGGATAAAAATTGCCACAACCCTTGCACAAGGAATCGCGTAAGTTCATATTCCGTTTGCTTTTGCCATTATTCTTACTGGTTTTtgaataatagtttttttttgacATTCCATTCCATTAGCACAATGCCAATAAGTGGCTCCCGCCTAGGCGAAGTTTGGGGgtcagatgtacgcaaccttacccttgttagtgatcataaagaggttgtttccgattgaccctgACGTTTTTTCTGCTAATTAGTTTTGTTTTGACTACAAATATTTTAATGCAAGTTCCTTAATATGGTACTGGGATTGGGTTTATGTGTCAAGGAGATTTGTTTAGCTCGCTCAATTATGCTTCGGAATCTCATCTCATATGTGAAGTTGTTCATGTTGTTTGCAATTTGCTCATTAAATCATTTAGGCTTCTTATTTATGGCATGTTGTTGATGTTGCTAGTGCTTAAACAATATTTACTTGTTTGTAGATTTGATTCCGAATACATCTTCTGAATTTTACcgtttgtattattttttctctGTAAATCTGTAAAACTGAGAGCGCTTGTTTCTCCATTCATAGGTTTTTACATGATAAGGTCAAGCCACAAGTTGTGCATCGGGACATTCGTGCAAGCAATGTACTTCTCGATGAAGAATTTGGGGCACATCTGATGGGAGTTGGTCTCTCAAAGTTTTTGCCATGGGAAGTCATGCAAGAGAGGACTGTAATGGCTGGCGGAACTCACGGATACCTAGCCCCAGAGTTCGTTTACAGAAACGAGCTAACAACAAAAAGTGACGTCTATAGCTTTGGAGTCTTGCTACTCGAGATTGTCAGCGGGCGTCGACCTGCCCAGGCCGTGGATTCGGTTGGTTGGCAGAGCATATTTGAGTGGGCCACACCCCTTGTACAGTCACACCGTTATCCAGAGCTACTAGATCCTGTCATATCTAACTCAGCCTCCGACATCCCAGAGGTAGGCGCGATTCAGAAAGTTGTTGACCTTGTGTATTCTTGTACTCAACATGTTCCTTCAATGCGCCCCCGAATGTCTCATGTCGTCCATCAGCTACAACAATTGCTTCCGTCTGCCCCTATTGTAGAGTAAGTTTGCTTCTAACCGAACTAAAACCCCCTTCCTAAAAATGTGTTCATTGTGTATTCagagttttttaatttttgattccGGGGCAAGGATAATCCCCTACATGCGAGGAGAGGGGGGAATTGATCTTTCTGTAAGAAAACCATAAAAAAGGACTAAAACGTGGGAAATGTTGGAGCCTCCTGCATAAATTTGCGACTATGAAATACTTTGTCGTTGTAGATCGAAAGGAAGAAATCAAAAGTACTGGTGGTGAATGTATTTTGGGTTTAATAGGTGTATTTAACTATTACTTGTAGTCTAGTATACTTATTAAAGATGGGCATTCTTTCTTGATTAACTCAATGTCTTCTATTTTGCCATTGATATCTTCTTGCCAAAAGCTATTGCTACAATATCTATTTCGGTTTATCAATCGATACGATAACTAGAAAGCGTTGTTGAGCAATCTATGGATGAGATAAAGAGAGATAATGAATTTTTATAGCTTCGCCCCTAGGCAAAGCCCCAACATAAGGAGAACAACATATTAGAGTTTGAAACTACACACTATTGTTAGTGATTTATCATGTATAAATgctcataaaaataatttaatttaataataaaatatttaatcaatCTTTTTGTGCTTTTCcatatttaagatatttgatTCGGGCCTCAAGATtgaccagagaatttctacgaCTACAGGAAAGGAGAAATAGACAATTAACCATTTATGTATAACCATTTATGTAGGTGGTGGGAATCGAACTTTTATCTCAAGAATGAAACGTTAAGCCCTGAATCACCAATTAACCCATGATTCTAAAACTTATAAATTTCAGCGTAAAACAAAGAAAACCGTAAAGACAACTGGAGAACGAAGCAAAATCGAAACATGGATCATGATTCATAAGGTAGTTGAACCAAATCCTTGGTAGTACTTAAGGATACATAATGAGTTTTACAAGCTACTGGCTAGCTTAACATTAATAAAGATAGTTTATCGcgctaattaaaataattagaagcattaattaattaaaaagaagTAATTAAGCAGCATTAATAGAAATCTTCATTCCAGATTGGCAATGGGTAGGAATAGTGCAGATGAAGTAATTAGCACCTTTGTTCAACTTGATTCTGTCCTTTCCAGTTTGGTAAGTTTTAGCTCCTTTGGGTGAATTGCAGCTATCATAACCTCTCTTACTAACTGCTACCACATTGTGTACTGTCTTATCATAATTGAATGCTGCATAAAACAACTTCATTTTTTACAtactaatgaaatttttttttttttttaaaaaggaaaaaactcTTTTTAAGAAAGAAGGGGAGAGGGTAGCTAGAATGAAACTTCAGAtcttatttagaaaaaaataatacatgctCCAATTGAGACAAAACTCGATTTTCATGAAGCATTTTAAGATGTTTTTAATAGACTACTTTTTTGTTTGAGAGACACCATCACACAAACCTTACCTTTAGATCAAATATGTTACTTAATTGGTCTGTTTGACAAGTGGTTGTTGGCTTGAGTTGTTTGTTGAAGGCTTGAAGTGTCAGTTGGTTTGATGAGCTTGACTTGATTTATTAGCTGATAAGTCAATTGTTTAAACAATTTGTTATAAatgtcatcatcatcttcattctATCcaatatatcccgctcatagtaaactaaggccagggtctggggagggaaagacgggggcaactcatacccataaagaagagcacggccaaaggagtcccccggctcgaggaagataaagagacgtgattacacgtgatagataacttaaaggcctataaaaataaaagtagaaccactacaaaaga
This genomic window contains:
- the LOC130809907 gene encoding basic blue protein-like, with amino-acid sequence MGQGSGSARLGLAIGVTILSLFALTNPILAATYTVGGAGGWTFNVNNWPNGKSFKPGDVLAFNYDKTVHNVVAVSKRGYDSCNSPKGAKTYQTGKDRIKLNKGANYFICTIPTHCQSGMKISINAA
- the LOC130809906 gene encoding C-type lectin receptor-like tyrosine-protein kinase At1g52310 is translated as MELNFMSLLLFLLACSSSSQLVLAFHGRSLVASNKAGHCQSDWIVNENNTRCYKYEPDSKSWDESEAYCKDHGGHLASLSSVKELKFVQDLCRINRSGCWIGGRANSTAAQGWTWSDNESQHNDSFFPKVQCDNVPCNNRSDSCSLLSTGVAINAVACNNSHAFVCMADIGRKCHGGQCHNIYIIILAVVSGIILSSTLAVVVLLLVCRRSKKRRSRRQSNLVASSLVPPSWKVFTIEELKSISKKFSEGNCLPGESKTGGTYSGILADGSKVAIKRLKRSKYQRKKEFYSEVGRVARLHHPSLVAVKGCCYNHGDRYIVYEFIVNGPLDRWLYHVPRGGRCLNWTMRIKIATTLAQGIAFLHDKVKPQVVHRDIRASNVLLDEEFGAHLMGVGLSKFLPWEVMQERTVMAGGTHGYLAPEFVYRNELTTKSDVYSFGVLLLEIVSGRRPAQAVDSVGWQSIFEWATPLVQSHRYPELLDPVISNSASDIPEVGAIQKVVDLVYSCTQHVPSMRPRMSHVVHQLQQLLPSAPIVE